One stretch of Heptranchias perlo isolate sHepPer1 chromosome 29, sHepPer1.hap1, whole genome shotgun sequence DNA includes these proteins:
- the LOC137299770 gene encoding diencephalon/mesencephalon homeobox protein 1-like, whose amino-acid sequence MNTLYYYRGNSHCLQSMNSLAAGFYLHQQVNEQLQQTQSGGQRPLIQTLTVAEHLAEIILEARYGSCHQKQRRSRTAFTTQQLEALERAFQKTHYPDVEMRERLAMYVNLPEARIQVWFKNRRAKYRKHQRSGEKDEPLMEENERMKKGNRRESKGKLEIDKHHIQQKGLEFCDSIDNPSTSVIRTTTLATLQPSREKEAKHIVTTNTGSIAKIGLIDENINIQVPDCSTLQQHSAGLHDQIQHHKALASFFLPESHYGIPAPNLNVNHMPALYPTYCQGVSHTQEACPTSLIHHSHKLSDFIPKPSSMGSLRHAKQHTNLLGLNLQY is encoded by the exons ATGAATACACTGTATTATTATAGAGGGAACAGCCATTGTCTGCAGAGCATGAATTCCCTAGCTGCAGGATTTTACTTGCACCAGCAAGTGAATGAACAGTTACAACAAACACAGTCAGGAGGACAGCGGCCATTAATTCAAACCCTCACTGTGGCTGAACACTTAGCTG AAATAATTCTAGAAGCGAGATATGGCAGTTGTCATCAGAAACAGAGACGGAGCAGGACAGCCTTTACAACCCAACAGCTGGAGGCACTGGAGAGAGCTTTTCAGAAAACACActatcctgatgtggagatgagGGAGAGGCTTGCAATGTATGTCAACCTTCCAGAGGCAAGAATTCAG GTGTGGTTCAAAAATAGACGAGCCAAGTATCGCAAGCATCAGCGCAGTGGAGAGAAAGATGAGCCTCTGATGGAAGAAAATGAACGGATGAAAAAGGGTAACAGGAGAGAAAGCAAAGGCAAATTGGAAATAGACAAACATCACATCCAACAAAAAGGCTTGGAATTCTGTGACTCCATAGATAACCCATCAACATCTGTAATAAGAACCACAACTCTGGCTACACTGCAGCCTAGCAGAGAAAAGGAAGCAAAGCACATAGTTACAACAAATACAG GTTCCATTGCAAAGATTGGATTAATTGATGAAAACATCAATATTCAGGTACCAGACTGTTCCACTCTGCAACAACATAGTGCAGGTCTACACGATCAAATTCAACATCATAAGGCTTTGGCCAGTTTTTTCCTCCCAGAGTCTCACTATGGGATCCCTGCTCCAAATCTGAATGTTAATCACATGCCTGCCCTGTACCCCACATACTGTCAGGGGGTTTCGCATACTCAGGAAGCTTGTCCCACCTCGCTCATTCACCATTCCCATAAATTATCAGACTTCATCCCAAAACCCAGTAGCATGGGCAGCCTGCGACATGCCAAACAACACACTAATTTGCTGGGCCTTAACCTCCAATATTAA